In the genome of Taurinivorans muris, one region contains:
- a CDS encoding GntR family transcriptional regulator has product MSDVRQLRDKQRPLSVAIRNDILQKAKDNAYIGGKLPSEEELCAYYNVSRATIREALTILHREGFISKRHGTGNFLNYSAINATMRFDLEIVLPQILEQAGHKVFTKRGPVQMLNGTDDLRSFIKETNTASPLLEQVTKHIVNDVAAIITYNYFTYHNNVQPCDTCADFMDMVSAVTGKTLSHTIQAFIPMIVPAEIADVFGLGEIPVVMWHQKHYSLDDDLVCESYVFFNPSVVLLHSLTRWM; this is encoded by the coding sequence ATGTCAGACGTCAGACAACTAAGAGATAAACAGCGTCCTTTGTCTGTTGCCATAAGAAACGATATTCTGCAAAAGGCAAAGGATAACGCCTATATCGGCGGAAAGCTTCCCTCTGAAGAAGAACTCTGCGCATATTACAATGTCAGCAGGGCGACAATTCGTGAGGCGTTGACTATTTTGCACCGTGAAGGCTTTATCTCGAAAAGGCATGGAACGGGAAATTTTTTAAATTACAGTGCTATTAATGCAACCATGCGTTTTGATTTGGAAATCGTCTTGCCGCAAATTTTGGAACAGGCAGGCCATAAGGTTTTCACAAAGCGCGGACCAGTGCAGATGCTGAACGGCACCGATGATTTAAGAAGTTTCATTAAGGAAACGAATACTGCATCACCGTTGTTGGAGCAGGTTACAAAACATATCGTGAACGATGTTGCGGCGATCATAACATACAATTATTTTACGTATCATAATAACGTGCAGCCTTGCGATACGTGCGCGGATTTTATGGATATGGTCAGTGCTGTGACGGGAAAAACGCTTTCCCATACCATTCAGGCTTTCATTCCGATGATTGTTCCCGCGGAAATCGCCGATGTTTTCGGGCTTGGAGAGATTCCGGTCGTTATGTGGCATCAGAAACATTATTCATTGGATGATGATTTGGTTTGTGAAAGTTATGTTTTCTTTAATCCGAGCGTTGTTTTGCTGCATTCTTTGACAAGGTGGATGTAA
- the ruvC gene encoding crossover junction endodeoxyribonuclease RuvC has protein sequence MMRIIGIDPGSSFTGWGIIEDRSGVLSLIDCGVIRPKSKGKENFAVRISFIYKALLEIIDYYKPEEAAIEQVFTAKNALTALKLGQARGVAVAACANFDIPIFDYVPTSVKKALVGVGRADKEQVAFMIGKILNVNVKRFRLDTTDALGVAVCHSSMRRFYSLTSK, from the coding sequence ATTATGAGAATAATTGGAATTGACCCCGGTTCTTCGTTTACCGGCTGGGGAATTATTGAAGATAGGTCCGGTGTGCTTTCCTTGATCGACTGCGGGGTCATTCGCCCGAAAAGCAAGGGAAAAGAGAATTTTGCCGTCCGTATTTCTTTTATTTATAAGGCATTGTTGGAAATCATCGATTATTATAAGCCGGAAGAAGCGGCGATAGAACAGGTTTTTACAGCGAAAAACGCTTTAACCGCTTTGAAGCTCGGACAGGCACGGGGCGTTGCTGTTGCCGCGTGTGCTAATTTCGATATTCCTATTTTCGATTATGTTCCGACTTCCGTTAAAAAAGCTTTGGTGGGGGTCGGACGGGCTGATAAAGAACAAGTGGCTTTTATGATTGGAAAAATTCTTAATGTGAATGTGAAGCGGTTTCGTTTGGACACGACGGACGCGCTAGGCGTCGCCGTTTGCCATTCTTCCATGCGCCGCTTTTATTCCCTTACTTCAAAATAA
- a CDS encoding CgeB family protein, whose translation MFDRPLKILIVLPLYGGSLPIGYYCADALKKLGHHVELFEAPEFLQAHTALRSLNISQEKLNILEQNFVQLISQAIYAQTEENKPDLVLAMAQAPINKILLKKLKQDNIVTAMWFVEDHQVFPYWQLYAPLYDYFFVIQKEPFLQQLQNDKNIKALYLPLAADPDFHKKQTLTSEEEKFYQADIAFMGAGYPNRRIAFRTLLKYDFKIWGSDWEGDELLARYVQKNGQRISPEESLKIYSATKINLNLHSSIHANKLVSHGDFVNPRTFELAAMGVFQLVDKRQLMPEHFTCSSLKNPREDAELAVFDSMEELQENILFYLKHPDLREKIAQNAQKRVTSEHTYIHRMKTLLQHIKENSQDFPKKTAEFQWDDAITPETREEITALLQELNLAPNVDFETVIQCLRKKNTVLTPTETALLFLSEWKKFYNA comes from the coding sequence ATGTTTGACAGGCCATTGAAAATTCTCATCGTTCTTCCTCTTTACGGCGGTTCTTTGCCCATCGGCTATTATTGTGCCGATGCTTTGAAAAAATTAGGACATCATGTTGAACTCTTTGAAGCACCTGAATTTTTGCAAGCCCATACGGCATTACGGTCTTTAAATATCAGCCAGGAAAAACTCAATATCCTTGAGCAAAACTTCGTACAGCTTATTTCCCAAGCAATTTACGCCCAAACGGAAGAAAACAAGCCTGATCTCGTGCTTGCCATGGCGCAGGCCCCCATAAATAAAATTTTGCTAAAAAAACTTAAACAAGACAATATCGTCACTGCCATGTGGTTTGTGGAAGACCACCAAGTTTTTCCCTATTGGCAGCTGTACGCTCCTTTGTATGACTATTTCTTCGTTATTCAAAAAGAGCCTTTTTTACAACAACTACAAAATGATAAAAACATAAAAGCCTTGTATCTGCCTCTTGCGGCAGACCCGGATTTCCATAAAAAACAAACGCTCACCTCCGAAGAAGAGAAATTTTACCAAGCAGACATCGCATTTATGGGGGCGGGGTATCCCAACCGGCGCATTGCGTTCCGAACCCTGCTTAAATATGATTTCAAAATTTGGGGAAGCGACTGGGAAGGCGATGAACTGCTGGCGCGTTATGTGCAAAAAAACGGACAGCGCATAAGCCCTGAAGAAAGTTTGAAAATTTATTCCGCCACAAAAATCAATTTGAATCTGCATTCAAGCATCCATGCAAACAAGCTTGTTTCCCATGGCGATTTTGTCAATCCCCGAACATTCGAACTCGCAGCCATGGGTGTATTCCAGCTTGTGGATAAAAGACAATTAATGCCTGAACATTTCACCTGTTCCTCTTTAAAAAATCCCCGTGAAGATGCGGAGCTTGCCGTGTTCGACTCCATGGAGGAATTGCAGGAAAACATTCTTTTTTATCTCAAGCACCCGGATTTAAGGGAAAAAATCGCTCAAAACGCCCAAAAACGTGTGACAAGCGAGCATACCTATATTCACAGAATGAAAACGCTTCTGCAGCATATAAAAGAAAACAGTCAAGATTTTCCTAAAAAAACAGCGGAATTTCAATGGGATGACGCAATCACCCCTGAAACAAGAGAAGAAATCACAGCCCTTTTGCAAGAATTGAATTTAGCCCCAAATGTAGATTTTGAAACAGTTATCCAATGCCTGCGCAAAAAAAACACCGTTCTTACGCCGACTGAAACAGCGCTTCTGTTTTTGTCCGAATGGAAAAAATTTTATAACGCCTGA
- a CDS encoding metal-dependent hydrolase: protein MKITWLGHSAFELFSHGVKILIDPFFTGNPFAGDTEAFINPDLILVTHDHGDHLGDTVGIMKNGTSKFLGIADLCSYLPTLGVDPRQIMFGGSGMNIGGTVKFAGFSITMTNAVHSAGHGSCVGYIIQDPNGFTVYHAGDTALFGDMALLAERFAIDVALLPIGGHYTMDSLDAAKACSYLEAKNVIPMHYKTFPVLCQDTLEFSKQLAHYSEHTNLISLNPQESAEF from the coding sequence ATGAAAATAACATGGCTTGGACATTCCGCTTTTGAACTGTTTTCTCATGGCGTGAAAATTTTAATCGATCCGTTTTTTACGGGCAATCCTTTTGCGGGCGATACCGAAGCGTTCATCAATCCTGATTTGATTTTGGTCACGCATGACCATGGCGACCATTTGGGCGATACTGTCGGTATTATGAAGAACGGTACGAGCAAGTTTCTCGGCATTGCCGATTTATGTTCCTATTTGCCGACTTTGGGTGTCGACCCCCGGCAGATTATGTTCGGCGGAAGCGGCATGAATATCGGCGGAACGGTGAAATTCGCCGGTTTTTCCATTACCATGACAAACGCCGTTCATTCCGCGGGGCATGGTTCCTGCGTCGGGTATATCATTCAAGACCCTAACGGCTTCACTGTGTACCATGCGGGCGATACTGCTCTATTCGGCGATATGGCGCTTCTTGCGGAGCGGTTCGCCATTGATGTCGCTTTGCTTCCCATTGGCGGACATTATACGATGGACAGCCTTGATGCGGCAAAAGCCTGTTCCTATTTGGAAGCGAAAAACGTTATTCCCATGCATTATAAGACATTTCCTGTTCTTTGCCAAGATACGCTTGAATTTTCCAAGCAGTTGGCGCATTACAGCGAACATACCAATCTTATTTCTTTAAATCCTCAAGAGAGTGCGGAATTTTAA
- a CDS encoding LptF/LptG family permease, translated as MKLLTKYMIKNHSRLVFITLAIGICIFILIDLIEKADIFMASRKPFAYALEYYFLKLPFIVSQTLPSIFLLASVIFLSLMVSSREIIALQAGGVSVYTITKNLIGLGIFWALAQFALSQMLMHVTEQKANFLWRYEVRERIFVEKSLENLWFFDSGYIVHVGLIYERGRGENFVAYKLADNARSAEEIIRAEKFTAHDNGWELENVKLYYPEKYIEKEQKAFTLPIEQSVRFYFISSQDENPQTLSFFVLGEAIKRLQDSGSNIENMQTIWHSKITYSMMIVVFAVLAVAIISFNANSYIAVMLAVVVSFVSYVLSSFGMFLGQSGKIPPVFGAWFPCVLLLVLGYLKIYIGFSKR; from the coding sequence ATGAAATTATTGACAAAATACATGATAAAAAACCATAGCCGCCTTGTTTTCATTACGCTGGCTATTGGTATTTGTATTTTTATTTTGATTGATTTGATTGAAAAAGCGGATATTTTTATGGCTTCGCGCAAGCCTTTCGCCTATGCTTTGGAATATTATTTCCTGAAACTGCCTTTCATTGTTTCACAGACCCTGCCTTCCATTTTCCTGCTTGCATCCGTCATTTTTCTTTCTTTAATGGTTTCTTCCCGCGAGATCATCGCTTTGCAGGCCGGAGGGGTTTCTGTTTACACCATTACGAAAAATCTTATCGGATTGGGGATTTTTTGGGCGTTGGCGCAGTTCGCCCTTTCGCAGATGCTTATGCACGTAACAGAGCAAAAAGCCAATTTTCTTTGGCGCTATGAAGTCCGTGAACGTATTTTTGTGGAAAAGTCTTTGGAAAATTTATGGTTTTTTGATTCAGGATATATCGTTCATGTCGGGCTTATTTATGAACGGGGGCGGGGAGAAAATTTCGTTGCCTATAAATTGGCTGATAATGCCCGATCCGCCGAAGAAATCATCAGGGCGGAAAAATTCACGGCGCACGATAACGGCTGGGAATTGGAAAATGTTAAACTGTATTATCCTGAAAAATACATTGAAAAAGAACAAAAAGCATTCACTTTGCCTATTGAGCAGTCCGTGCGGTTTTATTTTATAAGCAGCCAAGATGAAAATCCGCAGACGCTTTCTTTCTTTGTGCTGGGCGAGGCAATCAAGCGATTGCAAGATTCCGGTTCCAATATTGAAAATATGCAGACCATTTGGCACAGCAAAATCACGTATTCGATGATGATAGTTGTTTTCGCGGTGCTTGCCGTGGCGATTATTTCTTTCAATGCCAATAGCTATATTGCTGTCATGCTTGCCGTGGTTGTTTCTTTTGTCAGTTATGTTTTAAGCAGTTTCGGAATGTTTTTGGGGCAAAGCGGAAAAATTCCCCCCGTTTTTGGGGCGTGGTTCCCTTGCGTTTTACTGCTTGTGCTCGGATATTTAAAAATTTATATCGGATTTTCTAAGCGTTAG
- a CDS encoding LptF/LptG family permease, whose protein sequence is MYLLSRRIFFECMKVFFISVTVLMAFVLMGRALQIKDMLMGLDLTFWDTLLVFWYLSPGFLLIMMPVSAMLAVFLTFLRMGADKELIALKAGGISLYQMSGAPLFFGVLATLLCFWVSFSLIAVGANKFRSHILDIAQNRVNIALQPGVFNKDIPNLVFFAKKVDVQNGSLAEVMVEDTSNEDTTLTILAPYGNLTVDYLKSDIVMLLKKGVIYSESDHKIIKLDFDEYIIRFSLGALFKGFDLGAIEPNEMSWNDLSAVDINKTRQRIPWLANKIEVEMHKRWLFPFSCLVLTIFAVPIASSFQGIHRQSGLIFALVIFFTYYVLISLGMNLAEYSGMNPYLTIWLPVWIFFAVSLYGVYLSANERFPAWLNWNIIFKWNKRRKA, encoded by the coding sequence ATGTATCTGCTCAGCCGGCGTATTTTTTTTGAATGTATGAAAGTGTTTTTCATAAGCGTGACGGTGCTTATGGCTTTTGTGCTTATGGGAAGAGCGTTGCAGATAAAAGATATGCTTATGGGCTTGGATTTGACTTTTTGGGATACCTTGCTGGTTTTTTGGTATTTAAGCCCCGGTTTTTTGCTTATTATGATGCCTGTTTCGGCTATGTTGGCGGTATTTTTGACTTTTCTGCGCATGGGGGCGGATAAGGAGCTGATCGCACTGAAAGCAGGCGGTATCAGTTTGTATCAAATGTCCGGAGCACCTCTTTTTTTCGGAGTGTTAGCGACGTTATTGTGTTTTTGGGTCTCTTTTTCCTTGATTGCGGTTGGGGCGAACAAGTTTCGTTCCCATATTTTGGACATCGCCCAAAACAGAGTCAATATCGCATTGCAGCCCGGAGTTTTCAATAAGGATATTCCCAATCTTGTATTTTTTGCGAAAAAAGTCGATGTGCAAAACGGTTCTCTGGCTGAAGTCATGGTTGAAGATACGAGCAATGAAGATACGACATTAACGATTTTGGCTCCTTACGGCAATTTGACTGTTGATTATTTGAAAAGCGATATTGTGATGCTCTTGAAAAAGGGGGTCATTTATTCCGAAAGCGACCATAAAATCATCAAACTTGATTTTGATGAATATATCATCCGTTTTTCATTGGGGGCGTTATTTAAAGGATTTGATTTAGGGGCGATAGAGCCGAATGAGATGAGCTGGAATGATTTGTCGGCTGTTGATATCAATAAGACAAGGCAGCGGATTCCATGGCTTGCGAATAAGATTGAAGTTGAAATGCATAAGCGCTGGCTTTTTCCTTTTTCCTGTTTGGTCCTGACTATTTTTGCCGTTCCCATCGCTTCTTCTTTTCAAGGCATTCACCGGCAATCGGGATTGATTTTCGCTCTTGTCATTTTCTTTACGTATTACGTTCTTATCTCTCTCGGTATGAATTTAGCGGAATACAGCGGCATGAACCCTTATTTGACAATTTGGCTTCCTGTTTGGATTTTCTTTGCCGTAAGCCTTTACGGCGTTTATTTGTCAGCTAATGAACGTTTTCCCGCATGGCTTAACTGGAATATTATTTTTAAATGGAATAAACGCAGGAAAGCTTAG
- a CDS encoding tripartite tricarboxylate transporter substrate binding protein produces the protein MKKHFSFVSIMIFVCALVLVPNAYAEKYPDQTITVYHPFEPTPYDVLSEAYNEELSELLNVPVKFEYGLRGKAAQAVLKGKPDGYTVFFAAMGPMVLMPNMVRPAYRPEDFKAVGRATLLPILFVAGKNAPFKTFDEFIEYAKKNPGKASIGLTNFPSSLHIGMTHFINDLAKLDVKLVEQPDGPVRGTIDCLIGETDALISHPPDIMRYIKRGDFIPLATFAENRLEMLPDVPTLKEKGYDFSQTSWRVLVVHKDTPQEIVEVLAKASEQALKNPRTLQTAKENYEIISWLPPEAADTFLQDEFKFYEELSKSLGLHYSQKKK, from the coding sequence ATGAAGAAACATTTTTCTTTTGTTAGCATTATGATTTTTGTTTGTGCTTTGGTCTTGGTACCGAATGCGTACGCGGAAAAATATCCCGATCAGACAATTACGGTTTATCATCCTTTTGAACCGACTCCGTATGATGTGCTGAGCGAAGCATATAATGAGGAACTTTCTGAACTTTTGAATGTGCCTGTGAAGTTTGAATACGGTTTGCGGGGAAAAGCCGCACAAGCGGTTTTAAAAGGAAAACCTGACGGTTATACGGTTTTTTTTGCGGCGATGGGACCTATGGTTCTAATGCCCAATATGGTTCGTCCGGCATACAGACCGGAAGATTTCAAAGCCGTCGGACGGGCGACCCTTCTGCCGATTCTTTTTGTTGCAGGAAAAAATGCGCCTTTTAAAACTTTTGATGAATTCATCGAATATGCGAAGAAAAATCCGGGCAAGGCAAGTATCGGGCTGACGAATTTTCCAAGCTCCCTGCATATCGGTATGACGCATTTTATTAACGATTTGGCTAAGCTGGATGTTAAGCTTGTGGAACAGCCCGATGGTCCGGTCAGAGGAACCATTGATTGTTTGATTGGCGAAACCGATGCGTTGATCAGCCATCCGCCCGATATTATGCGTTATATTAAACGCGGCGATTTTATTCCCCTTGCGACGTTTGCGGAAAATCGGCTTGAAATGCTTCCTGATGTGCCGACGTTGAAAGAAAAAGGCTATGATTTCAGCCAAACAAGCTGGCGGGTTCTTGTTGTCCATAAGGATACGCCTCAGGAGATTGTCGAGGTATTGGCAAAGGCGAGCGAGCAGGCTTTGAAAAACCCGAGAACTTTGCAAACAGCGAAAGAAAACTATGAAATCATTTCATGGCTGCCTCCTGAAGCTGCCGATACGTTTTTGCAGGATGAATTTAAATTTTATGAAGAGTTATCAAAATCATTGGGTTTGCATTATTCACAAAAGAAAAAGTGA
- a CDS encoding glycosyltransferase family 9 protein, with product MEKYLVIQLARFGDIIQSKRLLLALMLEGEVTLLIDNSLINLAKLMYPTIRCIGINASNSDSRTVWSENLKIFNFLQQEQFDTVYPLNHSPLCQAISTLFEPDRLIGYSRHGGYSRQSNWVRMAFRWLGNRKKTPINLVDFWAMFAQTPYPAHLVNPKAQGKGYGLGVVLSGQNARRSLSPEYYAKIIPVVFQRLQNSNNLKEKTIFFLGTQKEENFAKKLLFSLPKHLHPHIQNLAGKTSFQDLQEILSNLELLLSPDTGTAHFAGHLGTPVEGFYLSSAHVFETGPYGEGHTVWQANLPCSPCGEFQACKSMDKNEPNCLTAFNNPHFLYHLLHKEFTEQSLASKHLQSVIPYFSSFTDNNHFTTFLTWQSPLRLPQDIQRQKERNILENYCAATKNTAQDIQLHNIEDNAIYAETDWIFPQNRP from the coding sequence ATGGAAAAATATTTAGTTATTCAATTAGCCCGCTTTGGCGATATCATCCAAAGCAAACGGCTTCTTCTCGCCCTCATGCTGGAAGGAGAAGTAACGCTTTTAATTGATAACAGCCTCATAAACCTTGCAAAACTCATGTATCCGACAATCCGCTGCATTGGAATCAACGCAAGCAACAGCGACAGCCGAACCGTTTGGAGTGAAAATTTAAAAATTTTCAATTTTTTGCAGCAAGAACAATTCGATACGGTTTATCCTCTCAACCATTCGCCCCTTTGCCAAGCGATAAGCACGCTTTTCGAACCTGACAGGCTCATAGGCTACTCAAGACACGGCGGCTATTCACGCCAATCGAATTGGGTGCGTATGGCGTTCCGCTGGCTCGGGAACAGAAAAAAAACACCGATCAATCTTGTTGATTTTTGGGCCATGTTTGCTCAAACTCCCTACCCCGCCCATTTGGTCAACCCCAAAGCCCAAGGCAAAGGATACGGGCTTGGCGTGGTGCTTTCGGGACAAAACGCCCGCCGCTCCCTTTCACCGGAATATTATGCCAAAATCATTCCCGTTGTTTTTCAGCGCCTGCAAAATTCCAATAATCTCAAGGAAAAAACAATTTTCTTTTTAGGCACGCAAAAAGAAGAAAATTTTGCGAAAAAACTGCTGTTTTCACTGCCTAAGCATTTGCACCCCCATATTCAAAATCTTGCCGGAAAAACATCCTTTCAAGACTTGCAGGAAATTCTGTCAAATCTCGAACTGCTTCTTTCGCCTGATACGGGCACTGCCCATTTTGCAGGTCATCTCGGAACACCTGTTGAAGGATTTTATCTTTCTTCCGCCCATGTTTTTGAAACCGGACCGTACGGCGAAGGGCACACCGTTTGGCAGGCCAATCTTCCCTGCTCTCCCTGCGGGGAATTTCAAGCCTGCAAATCAATGGACAAAAATGAGCCGAACTGTTTAACAGCCTTTAACAATCCTCATTTTCTTTACCACTTGCTGCATAAAGAATTTACGGAACAAAGCCTTGCCTCAAAACACCTGCAATCTGTCATTCCATATTTTTCTTCTTTTACGGACAATAATCACTTCACAACATTTTTAACTTGGCAAAGCCCTTTGCGGCTCCCGCAAGACATACAAAGGCAAAAAGAAAGAAATATTCTTGAAAATTATTGCGCTGCAACAAAAAATACCGCTCAAGACATACAATTGCACAATATTGAAGATAATGCTATATATGCGGAAACCGACTGGATATTTCCGCAAAACCGACCATAA
- a CDS encoding glutamate synthase-related protein, translated as MSQLKNNDVLGTTNRGNICESGLCSLCRADCQGKCETWLGAMKGRDMLYPRDFGFVTAGSDNTNPQGVSYNAIKIQGNLYGAKGADQKIAKKGDTLFTDVNLETKIGQKKQITCKYPVMTGALGSTFVAAKYWNSFATGCALCGVPVVVGENVVGVDKKAEIVNGRIKKAPELERRIDGYLRYSEGYGAIIVQLNVEDARNGVAEYVAEKYADKVIIELKWGQGAKNIGGEIQVNDIEYAKFLKQRGYLVDPDPTLPEVQAAYKAGAVSHFARHSRLGYTAFTNTDQVRKNFASQVSYLRKLGFKAVSLKTGSYGMEALALALRLASDCKLDLLTIDGSSGGTGMSPWDMMENWGVPSILLHSKVHEYASLLAANGKKVPDLALAGGFAKSSQIFKGLALCAPYAKLICMGRAMMIPGFLGANIEGALHPERRAEVSGNWDNLPKTVSELGSTAETIFAGYHALEAKLGKSEMKKIPYGAIAMWTNLDRIAAGLQQLMAGARKFNMSEIARTDIATINRETEKETGIPFITEVNDETAKNILLA; from the coding sequence ATGTCCCAATTGAAGAACAATGATGTCCTAGGAACGACCAACCGAGGCAATATTTGCGAATCCGGTTTATGCTCCTTATGCAGGGCTGACTGTCAAGGAAAATGCGAAACATGGCTCGGCGCAATGAAAGGTCGCGATATGCTCTATCCACGTGATTTCGGCTTTGTCACTGCCGGTTCTGACAACACGAACCCGCAAGGCGTATCTTACAATGCCATCAAAATCCAAGGCAATCTTTATGGTGCCAAAGGTGCCGACCAAAAAATCGCCAAAAAAGGCGATACGCTCTTTACCGATGTAAATCTTGAAACAAAAATTGGACAGAAAAAACAAATCACCTGCAAATATCCGGTCATGACCGGTGCATTGGGCTCAACGTTCGTCGCCGCCAAATATTGGAATTCTTTTGCCACGGGATGCGCTTTATGTGGCGTTCCCGTCGTTGTCGGCGAAAACGTGGTGGGGGTTGACAAGAAAGCGGAAATTGTCAACGGACGTATCAAAAAAGCTCCTGAACTTGAAAGACGCATTGACGGTTATTTAAGATACAGCGAAGGCTACGGCGCCATTATTGTACAATTAAATGTTGAAGATGCGAGAAACGGCGTTGCCGAATATGTCGCTGAAAAATATGCGGACAAAGTCATTATTGAATTGAAATGGGGACAAGGCGCAAAAAATATCGGCGGCGAAATCCAAGTCAATGATATTGAATATGCCAAATTCCTCAAACAGCGCGGTTACCTGGTCGATCCCGACCCGACCTTACCCGAAGTGCAAGCCGCCTATAAAGCCGGCGCCGTGAGCCATTTTGCCCGCCACAGCCGTTTGGGCTATACAGCCTTCACCAATACGGACCAGGTACGCAAGAATTTCGCTTCCCAAGTAAGCTATCTGCGCAAATTAGGTTTTAAAGCAGTTTCTTTGAAAACCGGCTCATACGGCATGGAAGCCCTCGCACTTGCGCTTCGTCTTGCCAGCGACTGCAAACTCGACCTCCTGACTATTGACGGTTCAAGTGGCGGTACAGGAATGAGTCCATGGGATATGATGGAAAACTGGGGCGTTCCGAGCATTCTTTTACATTCAAAAGTACATGAATATGCAAGCCTTTTAGCCGCAAACGGCAAAAAAGTTCCGGACCTCGCCCTTGCCGGCGGCTTTGCAAAATCAAGCCAAATATTCAAAGGACTCGCCCTTTGCGCTCCTTATGCGAAACTTATCTGTATGGGACGCGCCATGATGATCCCCGGTTTCTTAGGCGCCAATATTGAGGGAGCCCTCCACCCTGAACGCCGCGCAGAAGTTTCCGGAAACTGGGATAATTTGCCGAAAACCGTCAGCGAACTGGGCTCAACAGCCGAAACGATTTTTGCAGGCTATCATGCTCTCGAAGCAAAACTCGGCAAATCCGAAATGAAGAAAATCCCTTATGGCGCAATCGCCATGTGGACAAACCTCGACCGTATCGCCGCAGGTTTGCAGCAGCTTATGGCAGGCGCCCGTAAATTCAATATGTCAGAAATCGCAAGAACGGATATTGCAACCATTAACCGTGAAACGGAAAAAGAAACAGGCATTCCGTTCATCACGGAAGTTAATGACGAAACAGCAAAAAATATTCTTCTTGCTTAA
- the tilS gene encoding tRNA lysidine(34) synthetase TilS, producing the protein MKEHFNFHSALPLHLAAIKPKQADFCLSVFKILQEKLNISRKELQNISFLLAISGGVDSVAMLAIFKACQQYFGYTLHVAHFNHGIREESAAEEKLVQKICKRLDIPLTMDKGNTPLYAKEHKIGLEEAGRILRYAFFSTLRQQEKNCILCTAHHANDLCEDMLMRLIRGTAWPQLAGMSYFDPERKLLRPLLYTSKQELSDFAEQLDFPFARDTSNTDLSFLRNRVREQIIPLLEKENPKFYQNILKLKQNAEYDETHFQNETNAVLTHLEQCENKLAIPLAILQKNDKTIRLHTYRALLKKLGQGHSVTATFEKLDTAVMKNQGSSEFKFSNDVRIRIQEKKLYCFIKTNA; encoded by the coding sequence ATGAAAGAGCATTTCAATTTTCACAGCGCACTGCCTTTGCACTTGGCAGCCATTAAGCCGAAACAAGCGGATTTTTGCCTTTCCGTCTTTAAGATTTTACAGGAAAAACTTAATATTTCCCGCAAGGAATTGCAAAATATTTCCTTTCTCCTTGCCATTTCGGGAGGAGTCGATTCTGTTGCCATGCTCGCCATTTTCAAAGCTTGCCAACAATATTTCGGCTATACGCTCCATGTTGCCCATTTCAACCATGGTATCCGCGAAGAAAGTGCCGCGGAAGAAAAACTTGTGCAAAAAATATGCAAACGCCTTGATATTCCTCTAACTATGGATAAAGGCAATACCCCTCTCTATGCAAAGGAGCATAAAATAGGCTTGGAAGAAGCGGGCAGAATTTTACGCTATGCATTTTTTTCCACACTCAGGCAACAAGAAAAGAATTGTATTTTATGTACCGCACACCATGCCAACGACCTGTGCGAAGACATGCTTATGCGGTTAATCCGCGGAACCGCATGGCCTCAATTAGCGGGCATGTCCTACTTTGACCCGGAAAGAAAGCTGCTCCGCCCGCTTCTTTACACAAGCAAACAGGAACTTTCCGATTTTGCAGAGCAATTGGATTTTCCTTTCGCCCGTGACACAAGCAACACTGATTTGTCGTTTCTGCGAAACAGAGTGAGAGAACAAATTATTCCTTTGCTGGAAAAAGAAAACCCCAAATTTTACCAAAATATCTTAAAATTAAAACAAAATGCGGAATACGATGAAACACATTTTCAAAATGAAACAAATGCGGTTTTAACCCATCTCGAACAGTGCGAAAACAAACTCGCCATACCTCTGGCAATACTCCAAAAAAACGATAAAACCATACGCCTGCACACCTATCGCGCACTTTTGAAAAAACTGGGGCAAGGACATTCCGTAACCGCAACCTTTGAAAAACTCGATACCGCCGTGATGAAAAACCAAGGCAGCAGTGAATTTAAATTTTCAAATGACGTGCGTATACGCATTCAAGAAAAAAAACTGTATTGTTTCATCAAAACTAACGCTTAG